A single window of Cytobacillus dafuensis DNA harbors:
- a CDS encoding serine hydrolase domain-containing protein, producing MNINRNLNQDFSSVLDHVTNTYNRVVCSGAATIVIHNDEIVLEKYLGRQSNTHNARIVQVDTQFHVASVRKSYIGFAVAYAVYYGYIASIDDLVLTYKPGLDHIVWKDTSIRHLLTHTHGLDELEGIAFREYPPGENWTYRQVGTKILTEIVEQTTGRTVSDILHEQVFNPLSFTESNWYSKKHEKLVDVILRYDGDGNWQTSDSTKGDKMNMYVSARELAYWGYFHLNEGRISGKQIVPREIIRLATELQSPSLLDDSLPQNGFLWFVKDLPAMKTELGESVPKGSYQILGYTGVTLLVIPQENIVAVRMFNSFGSPQGYNYLADVRSFGDTVIGCLKKVKG from the coding sequence TTGAATATTAATAGAAATCTTAACCAGGACTTTTCCTCGGTTTTAGACCATGTGACCAATACCTATAATCGGGTCGTTTGCAGTGGAGCAGCAACTATAGTTATACATAATGATGAAATTGTATTGGAAAAATATCTAGGTCGACAGTCTAATACTCATAATGCGAGGATTGTCCAGGTCGACACTCAATTTCACGTCGCATCTGTAAGGAAAAGTTATATAGGATTTGCAGTAGCTTACGCAGTCTATTACGGTTACATAGCTTCCATTGATGATCTTGTATTAACATACAAACCAGGTCTTGATCATATTGTTTGGAAAGATACATCTATTAGACATTTATTAACACATACTCATGGGTTGGATGAACTTGAAGGTATAGCCTTTCGAGAGTATCCTCCAGGGGAAAACTGGACATATAGACAAGTTGGAACAAAAATTTTAACAGAAATTGTGGAGCAAACTACTGGAAGAACAGTCTCAGATATTCTACATGAACAAGTGTTTAACCCATTAAGCTTTACAGAATCCAATTGGTATTCAAAAAAACATGAAAAGCTTGTAGATGTCATTCTTAGGTATGATGGAGATGGGAACTGGCAAACAAGTGATAGTACTAAAGGCGACAAAATGAACATGTACGTATCGGCACGGGAGTTGGCATATTGGGGCTATTTTCATTTAAATGAAGGAAGGATAAGTGGTAAACAAATTGTTCCAAGAGAAATCATTCGTTTAGCAACAGAATTACAAAGTCCCTCCCTTTTAGATGATAGTTTACCTCAGAATGGATTTTTATGGTTTGTTAAGGATCTTCCGGCTATGAAAACAGAACTAGGTGAATCTGTTCCAAAAGGTTCCTATCAAATCCTTGGTTATACGGGTGTAACCTTATTAGTCATTCCTCAAGAAAATATTGTAGCTGTCCGAATGTTTAATAGTTTTGGTTCACCACAAGGTTATAACTATTTAGCTGATGTAAGATCCTTTGGTGATACAGTGATAGGATGCTTAAAAAAAGTTAAGGGCTGA
- a CDS encoding MepB family protein, with amino-acid sequence MNDFFTALTYIDKMIYESNHLTVKSVQEEKQNSKYGAGTFQLSSKTVRFRVANITPTKVGQFVALWEKDENNKNQPYLYEEAPDLLVITTFKNENEFGQFIFPKEILLKQNILRSTSTKGKMAIRVYPSWDSPSSKQAMKTQKWQLPYFIDMCNLNKLPLEKIIELYSL; translated from the coding sequence ATGAATGATTTTTTTACAGCATTAACTTATATAGATAAAATGATTTATGAGTCGAATCACTTAACTGTAAAGTCAGTTCAAGAAGAGAAGCAAAATTCTAAGTATGGTGCTGGTACATTTCAATTATCTTCTAAAACAGTTCGATTCAGAGTTGCGAATATAACCCCTACCAAAGTAGGGCAGTTTGTTGCGCTTTGGGAAAAGGACGAAAATAATAAAAATCAACCCTACTTATATGAGGAAGCCCCAGATTTATTAGTTATAACTACCTTTAAAAATGAAAATGAGTTTGGTCAATTTATTTTTCCAAAAGAAATTCTTTTAAAACAGAACATTCTTAGGTCTACTTCAACAAAGGGTAAAATGGCAATAAGAGTTTATCCTAGCTGGGATAGTCCGAGTAGTAAACAAGCGATGAAAACTCAAAAATGGCAGTTACCTTATTTTATTGATATGTGTAATCTGAATAAATTACCCTTAGAAAAAATAATAGAACTGTATTCTCTTTAA
- a CDS encoding GNAT family N-acetyltransferase — protein sequence MNPLLLEIPTKIDTKRLYLRIPMAGDGETVNAAIRASINEFKLWLPLYQSMPEITETEIIVRRAHNQFLNRESFRFFIFSKETDEFIGTCSLHNIIWDIPKFEIGYWIDIRFSGKGFMTEAIQRLTHFAIQELNGRRIEIRCESSNTKSRTIPEKLGFELEGILRNEDFSADGKKLTDICIYAKII from the coding sequence ATGAATCCATTATTATTAGAAATCCCAACTAAAATCGATACTAAGAGATTGTACTTAAGAATTCCGATGGCTGGCGATGGTGAAACAGTTAATGCTGCAATAAGAGCTTCAATTAATGAATTTAAACTTTGGTTACCCTTATATCAAAGTATGCCTGAAATTACTGAAACAGAAATCATTGTGCGACGTGCACATAATCAGTTTTTAAATCGTGAAAGTTTTCGTTTTTTTATATTCAGTAAAGAAACAGATGAGTTTATTGGGACGTGCAGTTTACACAATATTATTTGGGATATTCCTAAATTTGAAATAGGATACTGGATTGATATTCGTTTTAGTGGTAAGGGTTTTATGACAGAAGCAATACAAAGATTAACCCATTTTGCAATTCAAGAATTGAATGGTAGACGAATTGAAATACGATGTGAATCTAGTAATACGAAAAGTCGTACGATCCCTGAAAAGTTAGGATTTGAGCTTGAAGGGATTTTACGTAATGAAGATTTCTCAGCTGATGGTAAAAAACTAACTGACATCTGTATTTATGCAAAGATAATTTAG
- a CDS encoding CPBP family intramembrane glutamic endopeptidase has product MRNVYWVLAGILVSLLINAFILETTIYKQYHEISYDLIFLFIGLYLLYFHFTKRLKGFILFTFPIILFCLAPMISTILGNLLKDNYTLFSIFANFLACILWSFILLKLTDKITFNRKASNKSVIVSLSSIVILFIFFSIFLNTYKTQIIDSAKILQEYSHGLLNFDLILNLSLFLIVSFLLFLIIPFSLFKRAIHEVIHLDKIKGGFVYLLIIYLFSNVFALGVELLSNQPISSLIAETGVLNLVGEFIGLLFGVALSEEAMFRLFLPVLLVMLLRNYFKKKHAIFLAMLISSVLFAFVHTITGFGGFEQLDYEEAINRLFGLFLAGQIFIYIYIVTKNLWIPIIVHALNDYGLPLFLFVDFSNYSFVNVIWVMVFTSIILIQNQSKTSSHKDNILTLNSMMNEDGKAVY; this is encoded by the coding sequence TTGAGAAATGTTTATTGGGTTTTGGCAGGTATTTTAGTATCTCTATTGATAAATGCTTTTATTTTAGAAACGACTATCTATAAACAGTATCATGAAATTAGTTACGACTTAATATTCTTGTTTATTGGATTATATTTATTATATTTCCATTTTACAAAAAGACTAAAAGGCTTTATTTTATTCACTTTTCCAATTATCTTATTCTGTTTAGCACCTATGATTTCAACGATACTGGGCAATCTTTTAAAGGATAACTATACTCTATTTTCTATTTTTGCAAATTTCCTAGCTTGTATTTTATGGAGCTTCATTCTTTTAAAATTAACAGATAAAATTACGTTTAATCGAAAAGCAAGTAATAAAAGTGTTATCGTGTCTCTGTCATCAATTGTTATTCTTTTTATTTTTTTTAGTATATTTTTAAATACATATAAAACACAAATTATAGATTCAGCCAAAATATTACAGGAATATTCACACGGTTTATTAAATTTTGATTTGATACTAAATTTAAGTTTGTTTCTAATCGTTTCATTTTTATTATTTTTAATCATCCCATTTAGTTTATTCAAGAGGGCGATTCATGAGGTAATCCATTTAGATAAAATAAAAGGAGGATTTGTATATTTATTAATCATTTATTTATTTTCTAATGTATTTGCTCTTGGAGTAGAACTGCTTTCAAACCAACCCATTTCTAGTTTGATAGCAGAAACAGGCGTTTTAAATTTAGTTGGGGAATTTATAGGGTTGTTATTTGGGGTTGCTCTCTCTGAGGAAGCAATGTTTAGACTTTTTTTACCAGTTCTGCTTGTAATGCTATTAAGAAATTACTTTAAAAAAAAGCATGCAATCTTTCTCGCTATGTTAATAAGCTCGGTATTATTTGCTTTTGTTCATACAATAACTGGTTTTGGTGGCTTTGAACAATTAGATTATGAAGAGGCTATTAATCGTCTTTTTGGGTTATTTTTAGCAGGGCAAATATTTATTTATATATACATAGTAACAAAAAATTTATGGATACCCATTATAGTACACGCACTTAATGATTATGGACTTCCATTATTTTTATTTGTTGATTTTTCTAATTATTCATTTGTAAATGTAATTTGGGTAATGGTGTTTACATCCATTATTTTAATTCAAAATCAGAGTAAAACTTCAAGTCATAAAGATAACATATTAACACTAAATTCAATGATGAATGAGGATGGTAAAGCTGTTTACTAA
- a CDS encoding GNAT family N-acetyltransferase gives MKYEIEILLENNEEFSAFLKTMIQEFNNKHSIHHKEVRNKGSVQPINIIVTDDNKKWVGGITADVYWGWVEINDFWFSEEFRGKGLGGNLLDKTEKLAIEKGAKKALLTTFDFQARSFYEIKGYKVVGEIKDYPPGSSYFTMVKTLI, from the coding sequence ATGAAATATGAAATTGAAATTTTATTGGAGAACAATGAAGAATTTTCAGCTTTTTTAAAGACAATGATTCAGGAGTTTAATAATAAGCACTCAATCCACCATAAAGAAGTGAGGAACAAAGGTTCAGTGCAACCCATAAATATTATTGTTACAGATGATAATAAAAAGTGGGTAGGTGGTATAACGGCAGATGTTTACTGGGGCTGGGTTGAAATCAATGACTTTTGGTTTTCTGAAGAATTTAGAGGTAAAGGTTTGGGTGGAAATTTGCTTGATAAAACGGAAAAGTTAGCTATAGAAAAAGGTGCAAAAAAGGCACTATTAACTACGTTTGATTTTCAAGCACGGTCTTTTTATGAAATAAAAGGATATAAAGTTGTCGGTGAAATTAAAGATTACCCCCCTGGTAGTAGTTATTTTACAATGGTTAAAACATTAATATAG
- a CDS encoding CPBP family intramembrane glutamic endopeptidase → MNLFWKILGLELLLVFFYTANGVYSSIEAPSSPFLQFIGLVPLALGILIYLVVRKKWSHYFFDGLKNFQFVLISPLILVLLIILIGNKGLDVSSISNLVSMLIMQVLVVGLIEETFFRGFMLRMLMSIGVKKAVIISSLLFGITHALQLISGQSVEDTILQIVYAILVGFVLSLLIIHTQSIIITIAFHGLNNFLNFMGKQEGNTIFAYSIIVVLFMYTIYLWKRIDKIEIKQDCQSVF, encoded by the coding sequence ATGAATTTATTTTGGAAAATACTTGGGCTAGAACTATTGTTAGTATTTTTTTATACAGCAAATGGGGTCTATTCTAGTATAGAGGCACCTTCCAGTCCATTCTTGCAATTCATTGGTTTAGTGCCGTTAGCATTGGGGATTCTCATCTATTTGGTAGTGAGAAAGAAATGGTCACATTACTTTTTTGATGGATTAAAAAATTTTCAATTTGTATTAATATCACCATTAATTTTAGTGCTATTGATTATCTTAATTGGCAATAAAGGACTTGATGTAAGTTCGATTTCCAATTTGGTAAGTATGTTAATTATGCAGGTTTTAGTAGTAGGTTTGATTGAAGAGACTTTTTTCCGAGGATTTATGCTTCGGATGTTAATGTCGATTGGCGTTAAGAAGGCAGTAATTATTTCTAGTTTACTTTTTGGGATTACACATGCTCTGCAATTAATAAGCGGTCAGTCTGTAGAAGATACCATTCTTCAGATAGTCTATGCAATTTTGGTAGGTTTTGTACTATCTTTACTCATTATTCATACACAATCCATTATTATTACGATTGCTTTTCATGGCTTAAATAATTTTTTAAATTTCATGGGTAAACAGGAAGGTAATACGATTTTTGCATATTCGATAATTGTTGTTTTATTTATGTATACTATTTATTTATGGAAACGAATAGATAAAATAGAGATAAAACAGGATTGCCAATCTGTATTTTAA
- a CDS encoding spore coat protein yields MTVCMNNAYNERIWPGYGLGGPGSGFGFAPGLGFGAPGVGFGYPHHHYYPYHHHHYYPFHHHHYYHHYPY; encoded by the coding sequence ATGACTGTTTGTATGAATAATGCTTATAACGAGAGGATTTGGCCAGGTTATGGTTTAGGAGGACCAGGATCAGGATTTGGTTTTGCACCAGGACTTGGTTTTGGAGCTCCAGGGGTTGGATTTGGCTATCCGCACCACCACTACTATCCGTACCACCACCACCACTACTACCCATTCCACCATCACCACTACTACCACCACTATCCTTATTAA
- a CDS encoding DNA/RNA non-specific endonuclease, translated as MKKKMNYFILLLTTILMVGCTNVEDASVKDGETDSQEGTTVETNKNSEKEETITTVVDEQVVEETPTQPNNELFSGYKLIEVDGGDVSGYREPNVVVDIGYGDREYWAFTNEYGQLVRVIADEIILQDDRNEPVLSSGRYYPDEAKVPGVESDVLDEGHIIADSLGGVSNAYNITPQDSTLNRHGDQAYMEDVIRSAGGATNFEAIITYPNTETQIPSSYQYTYTLKGNEIVDKFDNVNPDEVNSSLGLTGSEPSDPTSSNTNGDISSVDTNGNGQVTIKEAKAAGFSMPITSDHWLYPYMQDNDKDGMVGE; from the coding sequence ATGAAAAAGAAAATGAACTATTTTATCTTACTTTTAACGACCATCTTAATGGTTGGTTGTACCAACGTAGAAGATGCATCCGTTAAAGATGGAGAAACAGATTCACAAGAAGGAACCACAGTTGAAACAAATAAAAATAGCGAAAAAGAAGAAACTATCACTACGGTTGTTGATGAGCAAGTTGTAGAGGAAACACCAACCCAACCAAATAATGAACTGTTCTCAGGATACAAACTTATTGAAGTTGATGGTGGTGATGTGTCTGGATATCGTGAACCTAATGTCGTCGTTGACATTGGTTATGGGGACCGTGAATATTGGGCCTTTACTAATGAATACGGGCAACTAGTTCGTGTCATTGCTGACGAAATCATTCTACAAGATGACCGTAACGAACCTGTATTATCGTCTGGCAGATACTACCCTGATGAGGCAAAGGTTCCTGGCGTCGAAAGTGACGTTTTAGATGAAGGACATATCATTGCTGATTCTCTCGGAGGGGTATCGAATGCTTATAATATTACCCCACAAGATAGTACGCTCAACCGACATGGTGATCAAGCTTATATGGAAGACGTGATCCGTAGCGCAGGTGGAGCCACTAATTTTGAAGCAATTATCACATATCCGAATACGGAAACGCAGATTCCTTCAAGTTATCAGTATACCTATACTTTAAAGGGGAACGAGATCGTTGATAAGTTTGACAATGTGAACCCTGATGAAGTAAACTCATCACTCGGTTTAACAGGCAGTGAGCCTTCTGATCCAACTAGTTCAAACACAAACGGTGATATTTCTAGTGTTGATACAAACGGTAATGGACAGGTGACGATTAAAGAAGCAAAAGCAGCAGGTTTTAGTATGCCAATAACGAGTGATCATTGGTTATACCCATATATGCAAGATAATGATAAGGACGGTATGGTAGGTGAGTAA